The Cellvibrio zantedeschiae genomic sequence GACAATTTTGATTCGGGCCAGTTAGCGCAGAAGCAATTCCCCATAAATTATTACGGCAACTTTGATCATGTTACCCAGATTGGTACGGAAGAATCATACAATGTTGTTGGTATTTATGGTCAATATCATCGCACCTTTGGAGAGAACACAAATTTAACCTTGGGTGCGCGTTACGATGATTATGATAATTTAGGTGGCCATGTTAGCCCAAGGTTTGGATTGGTTCATCAGCTCTCTAAATCACAAACGATCAAGTTGCTTTACGGTGAAGCTTATCGTGCGCCGTCTTTGGGTGAAACTGGCATTCTTAATAATTCAGTTGTGGTTGGAAATCCCGATCTTGATTTTGAAATGGTAAAGGCCTGGGATTTAGTTTGGATGGGAACCTGGGGTAATGCCATCATGAGTGTGGCTGGGTTCCGCAATAATTACAAAGATGCAATTGTTGCCGGGCTCAAAGGTGCCGTGCGTACTTTTGTAAATGCGGGCAACGAATCCAGCAGCGGAATTACTCTTGGCGCAAAATATTTTATAACGCTCGATTGGTCTGTGCGTGCAACTTATACGGATTTTTTAACCTTGCCTCCAACTGCTTTCCGTGAGGCAAGCCAGTTGGCGTCGGTAGAATCTAATTACGCTTACGGCGCCTGGAATTGGAATTTACTGACATATCACCGAAGTGCTCGTTATACTCTGGGTCCAAACAATAGTAGAAATCAGTTAGATGATTATTGGGTATTCAATTCGAAATTACGCTACAAATTTAAAGCCGGCTATAGCTTGAGCTTACAAGCTAAAAATCTCACAGATTTGGATTACTTTTCTCCTGCACAAAGTATTCGTTTGCCACAAGGTGTTCCTAATCGTGGACGTGAGTTGAGCCTTATTTTGGAATCTGCGTTTTAATATAAATCAGTAAATCTCCATTCGAAGATTTACTGATTCTTTTTAATCCATTATCTGATTCGTTCTAATTCCCTATTCATTTCATTAGTCTAAGCATCTGCCAACTCTTTCACAGATGCATCTGTTTGGTTCTTATCCACTTGATCGCGTAATATTTTGGCGGCTTCAACCATACGTACCAAAGCGGCTTCTGTTTCGGGCCAGCGACGGGTTTTCAAGCCGCAATCCGGGTTAACCCACAAGCGCTCAACAGGAATTTTACGTGTAGCACGTTTCAACAAATTCACCATGTTTTGCACATCTGGAATATTAGGTGAATGAATATCATAAACGCCGGGGCCTATATCATTCGGGTAATTAAAGCTTTCAAATGCTTGTAGTAATTCCCCATCAGAACGAGAGGTTTCAATTGTTATGACATCTGCATCCAAATCGGCAATTGCTTTGATAATGTCGTTGAACTCTGAATAGCACATGTGTGTATGAATTTGTGTTTCATTTTTTACACCGCTTGCGCTTATACGAAACGCAAATACCGCCCAATCCAAATATTCTGCGCGATCTTTATTTCGTAAAGGTAAGCCTTCGCGAATTGCAGGCTCGTCAATTTGAATAACCTTGATGCCGGCTTTTTCTAAATCTATTACTTCATCGCGCAGGGCTAGCGCAATTTGCAATGCAGTAGTTGCACGCGGTTGATCATCGCGTACAAAGGACCAGAACAACATGGTGATTGGGCCCGTTAACATTCCTTTAACCGGTTTGTTACTGAGCGACTGGGCATAGCGAGCCCATTCAACAGTAATGGGACCCTGACGCGAGACATCACCATAAATAATGGGTGGTTTAACACAGCGTGACCCGTAGCTTTGCACCCAACCGTATTGTGTAAACGCGTAGCCGTTCAATTGCTCGCTAAAATACTCCACCATGTCGTTGCGTTCGGCTTCCCCGTGAACTAACACATCCAAGCCAATTTTTTCCTGCCTCACAATACATGCTGCAATTTCTGAGCGAATTTTTTGTTCATACTCCTGCGCATTTATGTCACCTTGTTTAAATTCCTTACGCGTTTGGCGAATAAAATCTGTTTGTGGGAAAGAACCAATTGTTGTCGTAGGAAATAAAGGCAACTTCAAAATAGCTTGCTGCTGTTGAATGCGCTGGGCAAAAATGGATTGACGTTGTGCATCTTCGGGCTGAACAGCTTCTAATCGCGCTTGCACTGTTTGGTTGTGGATTTTGGGCGACAAAGACCTTGCCAGTACTGCGTTATTGCTCAAGGTTAATTCTTGTTGTGCAGTGATATCAGACGGGTTTATTAATAATTTTTTTAATGTGGTAACTTCGTGCACTTTTTGTTTTGCAAATGCGAGCCAGCTTTTAATGTCAGCATCCAGTTTGAGTTCACGATTCAAATCTACAGGTGAATGCAATAGCGAGCAGGACGGTGCAATCCACAAGCGATCACCTAAACGCGTGTGAGCCGTATGCAACAAGTTTAATGATTTCTGTAAATCGTTGCGCCATATATTGCGGCCATCAACAATGCCCACTGATAAGATTTTGTGAGCAGCCAATCGATCAACCAATGTTAATACTTGCTCTGGTGCGCGCACTGCATCTATATGCAAGCCTGCAACGGGCAGATTTATTGCGGTGGAAAGGTTTTCTCCCAAAGCACCAAAATAGCTGGCGACAAGAATTTTTATTTGTGGGTGTTTAATGGTGTGGTAGACACGCTCAAATGCTTGCTGCCATTTTGCGGGCAAATCCAGCACGAGTATGGGTTCATCTATTTGCACCCATTCCGCACCTGTATCTGCTAATGCTTGCAACAGTTGTTTGTAAGCAGGCAGTAAATTTTCGAGCAAATCGAAGCGATCAAAATTTTCTGATTTTTCTTTACCAAGCCATAGATAACTTAGTGGCCCTAAAATTACCGGCTTGACTGAGTAACCCTTGGCAATGGCTTCGGCAGTTTCGTCAATAATTTGCGTCCAGCTGAGTTTGAATTCCTGATTGGGATGAAACTCGGGCACCAGATAGTGGTAGTTGGTATCAAACCATTTAGTCATATCTGACGCGCTGCTTGCGGCACCACTCGGCGCACGACCACGGGCGACACGGAAGAGCGTATCTAAATCTATATCCGCACAAGCCTCAATAGTGGCTTGTGCGTGAGATGTGCTGTGCGCAGCGCAACAACCTTCATGAATGGGGTGGTCACTATTAACCAGAATATGGCTCTTGCGATGGCGCAAGGGAATGTTGCCCAAGGTTGCAGACAAGGTAAGCACTTGGTCGTACCAGGCAAAATCTCCGGTGGGGATTAGGTCCAGGCCGGCGTCAGCCTGTAGTTGCCAATGGCGCAGGCGCAATTCGCGGCCGGTAGCTTCCAGGTCATTTTGGGTGATATCCCCGCGCCAGTAGGCCTCCAAGGCTTTTTTTAGTTCGCGGTCTGCGCCTATGCGGGGAAACCCGAGGTTGTGGGTAGTGAGAGTTTGGGTCATTTGAAAAATACCTTTGTATTCCATCGTTGAGTGAATTCTTAAGTGAATCCATTCTTCCTCAAGCATTAATATGAATCAAACTGGTAATTTTCAGTTTAAACATGAATTTTTTTAATGATATGATTTGCCTAGTTCTTTAAGGAGATCGATCATGCTTGAAATTCGCCATCTCAAAACCCTTATAGCCCTGCGCGAAACCGGTAGTTTGGTGGAAGCCGCCGAGCGGGTTTTTCTCACGCAATCAGCTTTGTCACACCAGCTCAAGGAGTTGGAGTCCAAGTTGGAGTGCGAGCTGTTTATTCGCAAAAGCCGGCCCCTGCGTTTTAGTGAGGCAGGTAAGCGCCTTCTGTTATTGGCAGACGACGTACTTGCGCGAGTAGACGAGGCTGAACGAGATATTAAAAAACTGATTCACGGCGAAGCAGGGCGCTTGTTTATGGCGATTGAGTGCCACAGCTGTTTCAATTGGTTGATGCCTACGATTGATATCTTTCGCAATCAGTGGCCTGCAATTGAATTGGATTTTTCTGGCGGTTTTACCTTTGAGCCTCTACCAGCTTTAGCCCAAGGCGAAATTGATTTGGTGATCACGTCTGATCCGCAAGCTATTAAAGGTGTTGAATATGTGCCGCTGTTTTCTTACGAAATGCATATAGGCATTGCCAACCAACATCCGCTGGCGGTAAAAACATTTTTGCAGCCGCAGGATTTGGCGGACCAAACTTTAATTACTTATCCGGTGGAGCGCAGCCGTTTAGATGTGTTTAAACAATTTTTAACTCCGGCAGGCGTTGAGCCGCTCGCAGTTCGTACATCCGAATTAACTTTAATGATGGTGCAGCTCGTCGCCAGTGGCCGCGGTTTGTGCGCACTGCCTAACTGGGTGTTAGCGGAGTATGCAGATAAACAATTAATCAGCGTGCGCTCAGCGGGTGAAAAAGGTATTTGGCCAACGCTTTATGCCGCCGTACGCGAGGAACATGTAAGCACGGGATATGTGCAGGATTTCTTAAACTTAGCCAAAGCGCACTGTTTGAAAAATCTGCAAGGTGTTAAGCAGGTTTGATAAAACTATAAAAACAAAAAAGCCCAGCTTGCTAATCAAGCTGGGCTTTTAAATCGTGCAACCTAATTATTAAGACAATGCTTTTAACGCAGCGTCATAATTTGGCTCGTTAGCAATTTCGCTCACCAACTCAGTGTGCAGAACTTTGCCGTCTGTACCCAATACAACTACAGCGCGTGCAGTCAGGCCAGCCAAAGGACCATCAGTTAATTTCACGCCGTAAGCAGATGCGAAATCAGAGCGGAAAGCAGAAGCAGGAATTACGTTGCTCAAGCCTTCAGCGCCGCAGAAACGTGCCAATGCGAAAGGCAAGTCTTGCGATGCACACACCACTACAGTGTTCTCCAAGCTGCTTGCCTGGGCATTAAAAGTGCGAACAGATTGTGCGCAAGTTGGAGTATCAACACTTGGGAAAATGTTCAATACAACGCGCTTGCCTGCCAGGCTTTCACCGGTTACTTCAGAGAGGTCGGTTTTAACCAAATTGAATGCAGGAGCTTTGCTGCCCACGGCAGGAAGATCGCTATTGGTATGGAATGGGTTGCCTTTAAGTGTAACTGTTGCCATGAGATGAACTCCTTTGGGGTTGTTTTTACAAAATGCATGAGCTTTTACAAATGAACATGATTGATGGAGGCGCTGGCGTCAATTACAAGGGCGTGAACAGACAAATGATAAACATGGTTCGGTTTATGGCGGATTAACCCTGCTTTGCCTGACGTTTTTGCTTGCGCTTTTGCCATGCGCGCGCCACGTGCCAACGCCAGTAGGCTTGCATAATGAAATAGCCCAGGGCGCCTGCAATTAGCCCCGTTATTACGCAGCCCAACAATACCGGCTTCCAGATAATCCCCACACTGCTCATAAACCATTCAAAGGTAATAGCGTGAGGGTCAAACGATAAATGTTCAGACTGCAGAATAAATGCGCCAATAGCGTAACTGATGACGAGTAAAAAAGGTGTGGTAAAAGGATTGCTAACCCAAGCTAAAGCCACGGCGATAGGCATGTTGCAACGGAAAACTACAGCAGCGAGCGCAGATAGAGGCATTTGGCCGGGAATAGGCAGGATTGCGATAAACAATCCCCAAAAAAAGGCAACGGATACTGAGTGGCGATTGAGGTGGAACAGGTTAGGGTCGTGCAGAAACTTTTCAAACATGCGCAGGGCGGGGTTATTTTTAATCATTTCCGGCGTAGGAAAATAGCGTTTCAGTAGATTGCGCGCCATAACAAATCACAACTCTTCAAAATGTGGCTGCATTATGCATAAGTTTGATGACAGGTTCTATCATCATGTCAGGATTGCCCAATCTGATTAGCCGATGAACCGCTTTTTGTATATAGTCGCGCCCTCTCGCACTTTACTCGTAGCTAAGTATGAATACCGACGAACTTTGGGTTATTTGCCAATCGCCTCTGTGTTTGCCTCAAGCACAGACCTTGGCGGAACAGTTGGGGCAGTCCTTAAAGCTGGATATTGATGCCGCATCAATCACCCAACCCGAGTTTGTTGTGGTTTATAACGAGCAGGG encodes the following:
- a CDS encoding DUF2062 domain-containing protein; the encoded protein is MARNLLKRYFPTPEMIKNNPALRMFEKFLHDPNLFHLNRHSVSVAFFWGLFIAILPIPGQMPLSALAAVVFRCNMPIAVALAWVSNPFTTPFLLVISYAIGAFILQSEHLSFDPHAITFEWFMSSVGIIWKPVLLGCVITGLIAGALGYFIMQAYWRWHVARAWQKRKQKRQAKQG
- a CDS encoding LysR family transcriptional regulator yields the protein MLEIRHLKTLIALRETGSLVEAAERVFLTQSALSHQLKELESKLECELFIRKSRPLRFSEAGKRLLLLADDVLARVDEAERDIKKLIHGEAGRLFMAIECHSCFNWLMPTIDIFRNQWPAIELDFSGGFTFEPLPALAQGEIDLVITSDPQAIKGVEYVPLFSYEMHIGIANQHPLAVKTFLQPQDLADQTLITYPVERSRLDVFKQFLTPAGVEPLAVRTSELTLMMVQLVASGRGLCALPNWVLAEYADKQLISVRSAGEKGIWPTLYAAVREEHVSTGYVQDFLNLAKAHCLKNLQGVKQV
- the tpx gene encoding thiol peroxidase, which translates into the protein MATVTLKGNPFHTNSDLPAVGSKAPAFNLVKTDLSEVTGESLAGKRVVLNIFPSVDTPTCAQSVRTFNAQASSLENTVVVCASQDLPFALARFCGAEGLSNVIPASAFRSDFASAYGVKLTDGPLAGLTARAVVVLGTDGKVLHTELVSEIANEPNYDAALKALS
- the metE gene encoding 5-methyltetrahydropteroyltriglutamate--homocysteine S-methyltransferase; this translates as MTQTLTTHNLGFPRIGADRELKKALEAYWRGDITQNDLEATGRELRLRHWQLQADAGLDLIPTGDFAWYDQVLTLSATLGNIPLRHRKSHILVNSDHPIHEGCCAAHSTSHAQATIEACADIDLDTLFRVARGRAPSGAASSASDMTKWFDTNYHYLVPEFHPNQEFKLSWTQIIDETAEAIAKGYSVKPVILGPLSYLWLGKEKSENFDRFDLLENLLPAYKQLLQALADTGAEWVQIDEPILVLDLPAKWQQAFERVYHTIKHPQIKILVASYFGALGENLSTAINLPVAGLHIDAVRAPEQVLTLVDRLAAHKILSVGIVDGRNIWRNDLQKSLNLLHTAHTRLGDRLWIAPSCSLLHSPVDLNRELKLDADIKSWLAFAKQKVHEVTTLKKLLINPSDITAQQELTLSNNAVLARSLSPKIHNQTVQARLEAVQPEDAQRQSIFAQRIQQQQAILKLPLFPTTTIGSFPQTDFIRQTRKEFKQGDINAQEYEQKIRSEIAACIVRQEKIGLDVLVHGEAERNDMVEYFSEQLNGYAFTQYGWVQSYGSRCVKPPIIYGDVSRQGPITVEWARYAQSLSNKPVKGMLTGPITMLFWSFVRDDQPRATTALQIALALRDEVIDLEKAGIKVIQIDEPAIREGLPLRNKDRAEYLDWAVFAFRISASGVKNETQIHTHMCYSEFNDIIKAIADLDADVITIETSRSDGELLQAFESFNYPNDIGPGVYDIHSPNIPDVQNMVNLLKRATRKIPVERLWVNPDCGLKTRRWPETEAALVRMVEAAKILRDQVDKNQTDASVKELADA